One Paenibacillus crassostreae DNA segment encodes these proteins:
- a CDS encoding DeoR/GlpR family DNA-binding transcription regulator, translating into MLVAERYEKIVGLVNDRGSIRVSELSELCHVTEETIRRDLDRLEKSGRLRRSHGGAVHIKEHHPETPYGEREIMHAEEKRSIAKEAVKRIQPNDRILLDASTTAWYMAANLPDIPLTVLTNSIKVVLELSGKEKIQVISTGGLLSQRSLSFVGPLAERTLETYHVDKCFFSCKGVHLERGVSESNELQAQVKQRMIGIADQVFLLADSSKFGLQSFTHVSELNGVSEIITDHHLDQLIQQQLQERSIKVTMV; encoded by the coding sequence ATGTTAGTTGCAGAGCGTTACGAGAAAATTGTTGGATTAGTGAATGATCGAGGAAGTATCCGGGTATCGGAACTCAGTGAGTTATGTCATGTGACAGAAGAGACGATCCGCCGAGATCTTGATCGATTGGAGAAGTCTGGACGTCTGCGTCGTTCTCATGGTGGGGCAGTTCATATCAAGGAACATCATCCTGAGACGCCTTATGGGGAACGGGAGATTATGCATGCAGAGGAGAAGCGAAGTATTGCAAAGGAAGCAGTGAAGAGGATTCAACCCAATGACCGGATTCTCTTGGATGCTAGTACAACGGCATGGTATATGGCAGCGAATTTACCGGATATTCCACTCACAGTTCTTACCAATTCTATCAAGGTCGTTCTAGAACTAAGCGGAAAAGAAAAGATTCAGGTCATTTCAACAGGGGGATTGCTTTCTCAGAGATCCTTGTCGTTTGTGGGACCATTGGCTGAACGAACCTTGGAGACCTATCATGTGGATAAATGTTTTTTCTCTTGTAAAGGTGTTCACTTGGAACGTGGGGTTAGTGAATCTAATGAATTACAGGCACAGGTGAAACAGCGAATGATAGGAATTGCCGATCAGGTATTCCTGCTAGCCGATTCTAGTAAATTCGGTCTGCAATCTTTTACACATGTATCTGAGCTTAATGGAGTGAGCGAGATTATTACGGATCACCATCTTGATCAGCTTATACAACAGCAATTACAAGAGCGTTCTATTAAAGTAACCATGGTTTAA
- a CDS encoding (Fe-S)-binding protein, with translation MKVSMFITCISDAVYPRVGEAMARLLARYGIALDFPSIQTCCGQPAFNSGYWKEARASALTILEAFEESDFVIAPSGSCIGMIHHYPKLFEDDSVLLARAKRLQQKSYEFTQFLVQVLGVTDVGATFPHKVTYHPSCHGSRILGVKEEPMALMRNVKDMELIPLPFAEDCCGFGGTFAVKMSDISGAMVMEKTEHVLESEAEVLVGLDMACLMNIAGNLRYRNKPIRVMHLAELLVEGVKHA, from the coding sequence ATGAAAGTAAGTATGTTCATAACCTGTATAAGTGATGCTGTCTATCCTCGAGTTGGAGAAGCTATGGCTCGATTGTTAGCTAGATACGGTATTGCACTTGACTTCCCTTCTATTCAGACTTGTTGTGGACAACCAGCATTTAATAGTGGTTATTGGAAGGAAGCACGAGCGTCAGCTCTTACGATTCTGGAAGCGTTTGAGGAAAGTGACTTCGTAATTGCACCTTCAGGTTCCTGTATCGGTATGATTCATCATTATCCAAAATTATTTGAAGATGATTCCGTCTTATTAGCTAGAGCAAAGCGATTGCAGCAAAAGTCCTATGAGTTCACACAGTTTCTCGTACAAGTGTTAGGTGTAACAGATGTAGGGGCAACCTTCCCCCATAAAGTCACTTATCATCCATCCTGTCACGGAAGCCGAATCCTCGGGGTTAAGGAAGAGCCTATGGCTTTGATGCGAAATGTTAAGGACATGGAGCTTATTCCGCTTCCTTTCGCCGAAGATTGCTGTGGATTCGGTGGAACTTTTGCTGTCAAGATGTCGGATATTTCAGGTGCGATGGTGATGGAGAAGACCGAGCATGTGCTAGAAAGTGAAGCAGAGGTACTTGTTGGACTGGACATGGCCTGTCTGATGAATATTGCTGGGAATTTACGCTATCGGAATAAGCCGATTAGGGTGATGCATTTAGCAGAATTGTTAGTTGAAGGGGTGAAGCATGCATGA
- a CDS encoding LutB/LldF family L-lactate oxidation iron-sulfur protein: MSKVADVKSSTVKERAELALHDDFLRKAVKFTTERLRDGKKKASDDLGNWEEWRERGRQIRLHTIAHLDYYLNQFANQARLNGVHVHFADTAEDAVKITLAIAKQKQASSVVKSKSMVTEELHLNQALESIDVEVVESDLGEYIIQLAGETPSHIIIPAIHKNRYQIAELLSKEAGEVLPPDTAILAGFVRKKLREKFLEADIGMTGCNFAIAETGSIVLFENEGNARMVSTVPSTQITLMGMERIIPSWSDLEVMATLLPRSATGQKITVYMSGITGPRRLEDADGPDEMHIIILDNGRSLQLGDPEFQELLNCIRCGACLNACPVYRHIGGHAYGGTYSGPIGAVLTPALNKNIDQWDDIASASTLCGACYEACPVKIPLHEMLIYLRRRKVERGLGDKMESIGMRGFAAIMSNSKYYDSALKVGRIAQKLVVKDGEITSKIGPLKGWNNYRIAPSLSKKSFRDQWSTLEKEIRDGLLEMDPAVSSRMEEIVKIRKAGGNDHD, encoded by the coding sequence ATGAGTAAGGTAGCGGATGTCAAAAGCTCTACTGTCAAAGAGCGTGCTGAACTGGCTTTACATGATGATTTTCTAAGGAAAGCTGTGAAGTTTACGACTGAACGATTACGTGATGGTAAAAAAAAGGCCTCGGACGATCTCGGAAATTGGGAGGAATGGCGTGAGCGTGGTCGGCAGATCAGATTGCATACGATTGCTCATCTAGATTATTATCTGAATCAATTCGCTAATCAGGCTAGATTGAATGGCGTGCATGTTCATTTTGCGGACACAGCCGAGGATGCTGTGAAGATTACACTTGCCATTGCGAAGCAGAAACAAGCATCATCTGTCGTGAAATCGAAGTCTATGGTCACCGAAGAACTACATTTGAATCAGGCGCTTGAATCAATCGATGTAGAAGTTGTTGAGAGTGATTTGGGTGAATATATTATCCAACTGGCTGGAGAGACACCTTCGCATATAATCATTCCGGCCATTCATAAGAATCGTTACCAGATTGCTGAGCTATTATCTAAGGAAGCTGGAGAGGTATTACCTCCCGATACTGCGATTCTCGCTGGATTTGTGCGTAAGAAACTAAGGGAGAAATTCCTTGAAGCAGATATTGGGATGACCGGATGTAATTTTGCGATTGCAGAGACCGGATCTATCGTATTATTTGAGAATGAAGGTAATGCACGGATGGTATCGACCGTACCTTCTACGCAAATCACATTAATGGGCATGGAACGAATTATTCCTTCGTGGAGTGACCTAGAAGTCATGGCGACGCTACTACCCAGGTCTGCAACAGGGCAGAAAATAACGGTATATATGTCTGGCATAACCGGACCTCGTAGACTAGAAGATGCGGATGGTCCAGATGAAATGCATATTATCATTCTGGATAATGGACGTTCTTTACAACTAGGTGATCCAGAATTTCAGGAATTACTTAACTGTATTCGCTGTGGTGCTTGTTTAAATGCTTGTCCTGTTTATCGGCATATTGGAGGTCATGCATATGGTGGAACATACAGTGGCCCAATTGGGGCGGTATTAACACCTGCACTGAACAAGAATATTGACCAATGGGATGATATTGCCAGTGCGTCAACCCTTTGTGGCGCTTGTTATGAAGCTTGTCCTGTCAAAATACCATTACATGAGATGTTGATCTACTTACGTAGACGGAAGGTTGAACGGGGCTTAGGAGATAAGATGGAATCTATCGGGATGCGTGGGTTCGCGGCGATCATGTCTAATTCGAAATATTATGATAGCGCTTTAAAAGTTGGGAGAATAGCGCAGAAACTAGTTGTTAAAGATGGGGAAATCACCTCGAAGATAGGTCCACTTAAAGGATGGAATAACTATCGAATTGCTCCTAGCTTGTCTAAGAAATCATTTCGAGATCAATGGAGTACATTGGAAAAAGAGATTAGAGATGGGTTACTTGAGATGGATCCTGCGGTTTCCAGTCGAATGGAAGAGATCGTCAAGATTCGGAAAGCGGGAGGAAATGACCATGACTGA
- a CDS encoding LutC/YkgG family protein, which produces MTEAHQAWLAQMESESRVKQEQFMKGIAERLRRPRLTNAPPHPFEGAPEFWRSFEWSVEERVQYFTENMVAAGGHVHRLPTMEEVQSFICEKVEELSARTIIRQNEDELNELLLEEHLAQVDMSLWNSSDDEDWIARAAGADIGIVMADYAVSHTGSIVVLSSKDKGRSVSLLPTVLIAIIPIERLKTRLGEVLIDFDQSGRDQLPSGIHFISGPSRSADIENDLTIGVHGPGVVFAIIVG; this is translated from the coding sequence ATGACTGAGGCACATCAAGCGTGGTTGGCACAAATGGAATCAGAATCTCGCGTGAAGCAGGAACAATTCATGAAAGGAATCGCTGAGAGATTGCGGCGTCCGCGTCTCACGAATGCTCCACCACATCCTTTTGAAGGAGCACCGGAATTCTGGAGATCCTTTGAATGGTCTGTTGAAGAAAGAGTTCAATACTTCACAGAAAATATGGTGGCTGCTGGTGGACATGTGCACAGACTACCTACTATGGAAGAAGTGCAATCTTTCATCTGCGAGAAAGTGGAAGAATTATCTGCACGAACGATTATTCGTCAGAATGAAGATGAATTGAATGAGCTTCTCTTGGAAGAACATCTAGCACAAGTCGATATGTCTCTGTGGAATAGCAGCGATGATGAAGATTGGATAGCACGTGCTGCTGGAGCAGATATCGGGATTGTCATGGCGGATTATGCCGTGTCACATACGGGGTCCATCGTCGTGCTTTCATCTAAAGATAAAGGGAGATCGGTCAGCCTCTTGCCTACAGTACTGATTGCCATTATCCCCATAGAACGATTAAAGACTCGGTTAGGTGAAGTGTTGATCGATTTCGATCAAAGTGGACGCGACCAACTCCCATCCGGAATCCACTTCATCTCCGGCCCCAGCAGATCCGCAGATATTGAGAATGATCTTACCATTGGCGTGCATGGACCAGGCGTCGTGTTTGCGATAATTGTGGGATGA
- a CDS encoding RDD family protein — MIKSNQKRASKFMESAGFWIRIGATLLDAIIVSIPLAFFSLIITGGENNEELVTDILSFLYSLLLPVVWGGYTIGKRICGIKIRRVDDHSSPGIVTMLLRNLVAGVIYGLTFGIGVIISALMVGLREDKRSIHDFIAGTEVVFDSVDMITRKHN, encoded by the coding sequence ATGATTAAATCTAACCAGAAAAGAGCGAGCAAATTTATGGAAAGTGCGGGCTTTTGGATTAGAATCGGAGCAACATTATTAGATGCAATCATTGTCAGTATACCGTTAGCATTTTTCTCCTTAATTATTACAGGTGGGGAAAACAATGAAGAATTAGTTACAGACATTTTATCATTTTTGTATTCATTACTACTACCTGTTGTATGGGGTGGATATACCATTGGAAAGCGTATTTGTGGGATAAAAATTAGAAGAGTAGATGATCATTCTTCACCTGGGATTGTGACAATGTTATTACGTAATTTAGTGGCAGGTGTTATCTATGGTCTGACATTTGGAATCGGTGTAATTATCAGCGCATTAATGGTTGGGCTTAGAGAAGATAAAAGATCAATTCATGATTTTATTGCGGGAACGGAAGTAGTATTTGACTCAGTTGATATGATAACAAGAAAGCATAATTAG
- a CDS encoding tautomerase family protein, giving the protein MAQVKIFGLYHSLKPIQSQLSDILHSCLVDSMNLPENKRFHRFFHMNKDDFYYPNDRSEKYTIIEISMFEGRSIDVKKKLILLIFERFTILGIEANDIEITIYETPKNNWGIRGLPGDELNLNYKVDI; this is encoded by the coding sequence ATGGCGCAAGTAAAGATTTTTGGTTTATATCACTCTTTGAAGCCAATCCAGAGTCAATTATCAGATATTTTACATTCTTGTTTAGTTGATTCAATGAATTTACCTGAGAACAAAAGATTTCATCGATTTTTCCATATGAATAAGGATGATTTTTACTATCCTAATGATCGATCCGAAAAGTATACAATAATTGAGATTAGTATGTTTGAAGGGAGATCGATTGATGTAAAGAAGAAATTGATTCTATTGATTTTCGAGAGATTTACTATTCTCGGAATTGAAGCCAATGATATTGAAATAACTATATATGAAACGCCAAAGAATAATTGGGGAATAAGAGGATTGCCAGGAGATGAATTGAATCTAAATTATAAAGTTGATATATAG
- a CDS encoding SAM-dependent methyltransferase — translation MNLDEQNGKLDLDRVVFIGRSFEEYMKIFSLSLEEVQGKKILDCPSGACSFTAIANQLGVDVTACDLAYYHEAENLRHKGIEDIEHAMEHVESVKDNYVRDYFEDIEALKLERLNALNHCYGDMIKFTNRYVPVVLPVLPFKDEEFDLILSAHLLFTYADRLNYNFHESTINELLRVSKEELRIFPLVDVEGKRYVHLDEIKKYLQGKGYTTEEVEVPYEFQRNANSMLIVKKGK, via the coding sequence ATGAACCTAGATGAGCAGAATGGAAAACTAGATTTAGACAGGGTTGTTTTTATTGGTCGTTCATTCGAAGAGTATATGAAGATTTTTTCTCTTTCACTAGAAGAAGTGCAGGGGAAGAAAATACTTGATTGTCCTTCAGGAGCATGTTCTTTTACAGCCATTGCCAATCAATTAGGTGTTGATGTAACCGCATGTGACCTTGCCTATTACCATGAAGCAGAAAACCTTAGACATAAAGGTATAGAGGATATTGAACATGCGATGGAACATGTGGAGAGCGTTAAAGATAATTATGTGCGGGATTATTTCGAAGACATAGAAGCATTAAAATTAGAACGTTTAAATGCACTAAATCATTGTTATGGAGATATGATTAAGTTCACGAATCGGTATGTTCCCGTTGTGCTACCAGTACTTCCTTTTAAGGACGAAGAATTTGATTTGATTTTGTCTGCTCATTTACTGTTTACGTATGCAGATCGATTGAACTATAACTTTCACGAATCCACGATTAATGAGTTACTAAGGGTTTCAAAAGAAGAACTTCGAATTTTTCCTTTGGTAGATGTAGAAGGCAAACGATATGTACATTTAGATGAAATAAAAAAATATCTTCAAGGTAAGGGATACACTACCGAAGAAGTAGAAGTTCCATATGAATTTCAACGGAATGCTAATTCAATGTTAATAGTGAAAAAGGGTAAGTAG
- a CDS encoding GNAT family N-acetyltransferase encodes MINLRDIIRLEFTYLETFTNRIATSWGSIFCNEIHPNYYDANHAHISDLCDFPKLVVDEVVDFYRTRNIIPRFYIYNLENQQNLISELKSRDFRYEELISPVQLWDEVIIENVNHNRITIEKVTEENYQEALEIESRIKEFGGMESIQTVYEEQFIHSSFTHYLLRYDGLACSSACIFVDGNQARMESVATIEEFRGMGLIGAMIQFIQKEVLHRGIKNLWVFPINESVEKVYRKYGFQTVDTMIMGHAFLGGKSIKEIREEEEGDCNE; translated from the coding sequence ATGATTAATTTACGAGATATTATTAGGCTTGAATTTACATACTTAGAGACGTTTACGAATCGAATTGCAACTTCGTGGGGTTCAATATTTTGTAATGAAATCCACCCCAATTACTATGATGCGAATCATGCACACATAAGCGATCTATGTGATTTTCCAAAGTTAGTAGTTGATGAAGTAGTCGACTTTTATCGAACAAGAAATATCATCCCAAGATTCTATATCTACAACTTAGAAAATCAACAAAATCTCATTTCTGAATTGAAATCAAGGGATTTTAGATATGAAGAATTAATTAGTCCTGTTCAATTATGGGATGAAGTAATCATTGAAAATGTGAATCATAATAGGATAACTATTGAGAAAGTAACAGAGGAGAATTACCAAGAAGCACTAGAAATAGAGAGTAGAATTAAAGAGTTTGGAGGAATGGAATCTATCCAGACGGTTTATGAAGAACAATTCATTCATAGTTCGTTTACACATTATCTGCTTCGATACGATGGATTAGCTTGTTCGAGTGCATGTATTTTTGTAGATGGCAATCAGGCTCGAATGGAAAGTGTAGCTACCATTGAAGAATTCAGAGGAATGGGATTAATAGGTGCTATGATTCAGTTCATACAAAAAGAAGTATTGCATAGAGGGATCAAGAACCTTTGGGTGTTTCCAATAAATGAATCGGTAGAAAAAGTCTATCGTAAGTATGGATTTCAAACAGTCGATACAATGATTATGGGTCATGCATTTTTAGGTGGTAAAAGTATTAAGGAGATACGTGAAGAAGAGGAAGGTGACTGTAACGAATAA
- a CDS encoding HAD family hydrolase encodes MTVTNKFQLVLDVGGVLISNLSPTWEGISSVSSLSPKELKKYFNEEIRHDFWTGNIPEEYFWSWVIKHCPTLDIKNARSLLQKNLMPLAAFDCIANWSELADIHLLSNHREEWLDPLIQPLKPYLKSFTISSSVGCCKPNSEIYSIVHSHFTNQHEIWFVDDQEKNFAPAKTLGWNTLIADQNGEWIGQIEKLLNK; translated from the coding sequence GTGACTGTAACGAATAAATTTCAATTAGTTCTTGATGTTGGTGGGGTATTAATATCAAATCTTTCCCCTACATGGGAGGGGATTTCTAGTGTATCTTCGTTATCGCCTAAAGAATTGAAAAAATATTTCAATGAAGAAATTCGACATGATTTTTGGACTGGAAATATTCCGGAAGAATATTTTTGGAGTTGGGTTATTAAACATTGTCCAACCCTTGATATTAAAAATGCACGGTCATTGTTACAAAAAAACCTTATGCCTCTAGCAGCATTTGATTGTATTGCTAATTGGAGTGAACTAGCAGATATTCATTTGCTTAGCAATCATCGTGAAGAATGGTTAGATCCTTTGATTCAACCTTTGAAGCCATACCTTAAGAGTTTTACAATATCAAGTTCAGTTGGATGCTGTAAACCTAATTCTGAGATATATAGTATAGTCCACTCACATTTTACGAATCAGCATGAAATTTGGTTTGTAGATGATCAGGAGAAGAATTTTGCACCTGCTAAAACCCTTGGATGGAACACCTTAATTGCCGATCAGAATGGGGAGTGGATAGGACAAATTGAAAAACTACTAAATAAGTAA
- a CDS encoding GNAT family N-acetyltransferase, giving the protein MIRLCRSQDVEVINQIINDAATAYKGIIPEDRYQEPYMDVVELQHEINEGVVFWGYVDANDQLVGVMGIQDKGEVSLIRHAYVRTNQRNSGIGSKLLNHIICRREKPILIGTWESAVWAIKFYEKNGFNLASVEEKERLLRKHWNIPERQIQTSVVLHGSKLEN; this is encoded by the coding sequence ATGATAAGATTATGTAGAAGTCAAGATGTCGAAGTAATCAATCAAATTATTAATGATGCAGCCACTGCATATAAAGGTATTATTCCGGAGGACCGATATCAGGAACCTTATATGGATGTTGTCGAATTACAACATGAAATAAACGAAGGTGTGGTATTTTGGGGATATGTTGATGCCAATGATCAACTAGTAGGGGTCATGGGAATACAGGATAAAGGAGAAGTATCTTTAATAAGGCATGCGTATGTAAGAACGAATCAAAGAAATAGTGGAATTGGAAGTAAGTTATTAAACCATATAATATGCCGAAGAGAAAAGCCAATATTGATTGGAACTTGGGAATCTGCAGTATGGGCTATTAAATTTTATGAGAAGAATGGATTTAATCTTGCATCAGTCGAAGAGAAAGAAAGACTATTAAGAAAGCATTGGAATATACCTGAAAGACAGATTCAAACCTCAGTAGTCTTACATGGAAGTAAACTGGAAAATTAG
- a CDS encoding class I SAM-dependent methyltransferase: MPIDFHDSRNQSTYASRTAEDQWIKTINKYVDIQGKHVLDLGCGGGIYSKVFAQSGAEQVIAMDFSTEMLKGAKEYCRALDNITFAQGSALDTGLEEGQFDVLLERALIHHIPDLKCCFQEVNRILKPDGKFIIQDRTPEDCTLPGDNTHIRGYFFQKYPELIEKETSRRYSSDQVITTLTQTGFKLIKELKLWETRRIYDEFAQLKSDLQNRTGRSILYELSDEELVNLVEFIEGEIGKPESIIEEDRWTIWIAEKQ, translated from the coding sequence ATGCCTATCGATTTTCACGATAGTAGGAATCAATCGACATACGCTTCACGGACTGCTGAAGATCAGTGGATAAAGACTATCAACAAGTACGTTGACATACAAGGGAAACACGTTCTAGATTTGGGCTGTGGTGGAGGAATCTACTCTAAAGTATTCGCTCAGTCAGGAGCAGAACAGGTTATCGCAATGGACTTTTCCACAGAAATGTTAAAGGGTGCAAAAGAATACTGTAGAGCTCTAGATAATATCACATTTGCACAAGGTAGTGCTCTAGATACAGGCTTAGAGGAAGGGCAATTTGATGTGTTATTAGAACGGGCATTGATTCATCATATACCGGATTTGAAATGTTGCTTTCAAGAAGTTAATAGAATATTAAAACCCGATGGGAAATTTATTATTCAAGATCGTACACCAGAAGATTGCACTTTACCTGGGGATAATACCCATATCAGAGGATACTTCTTTCAGAAATATCCTGAATTGATTGAAAAGGAAACTAGTAGAAGATATTCGAGTGATCAAGTCATTACAACCTTAACGCAAACAGGTTTTAAGCTAATTAAGGAACTGAAACTTTGGGAAACTCGAAGAATATATGATGAATTTGCACAACTCAAGTCCGATTTGCAGAATAGAACGGGTAGATCGATTCTATATGAGTTGTCAGATGAGGAGTTAGTAAATCTGGTGGAATTCATAGAAGGCGAAATTGGGAAACCTGAATCGATTATAGAAGAAGATCGATGGACTATATGGATTGCAGAGAAACAATAG
- a CDS encoding DJ-1/PfpI family protein: MKRATNTSHKIHRRLSDEISDELGLTIKVNKIKPDLSQYDLIFVPGGMGTRKLRFDEEFISWLRTAEQVNTIVSVCTGSLLLGAAGFLKNKKATTNPNAYELLESYCEEVIKTRIVKDGNLITAGGVSTSIDLALYIVELFVNKEAVEIIKKQIDYPYDVQGIIEV; encoded by the coding sequence ATGAAAAGAGCAACGAATACAAGCCATAAAATACATCGGAGGTTGTCGGACGAGATTTCTGATGAGCTAGGATTAACTATTAAAGTGAACAAAATCAAACCAGATCTATCACAATATGATCTCATATTTGTTCCAGGGGGTATGGGAACCAGAAAGCTTAGATTTGATGAAGAGTTTATCTCATGGTTGCGTACAGCAGAGCAAGTGAATACGATTGTATCTGTTTGTACAGGATCACTTTTACTTGGGGCAGCAGGATTCTTGAAGAACAAGAAAGCCACGACGAATCCCAATGCATATGAACTACTAGAATCCTATTGTGAAGAAGTTATTAAAACGAGGATTGTAAAAGATGGAAACCTGATCACTGCTGGGGGTGTATCGACATCTATTGACCTTGCCTTATATATTGTTGAGTTATTTGTAAACAAAGAAGCAGTTGAAATCATTAAGAAACAAATTGATTATCCATATGACGTGCAAGGGATTATTGAAGTGTAG
- a CDS encoding SDR family oxidoreductase codes for MRILITGAGRGLGYALVCEALLRGHDVIAGIRDMERDKEHLLDLQSGKGSLSLIQLDVANENKIVQAKALVESEIDHIDVIINNAGILIARDKSIETLDFADMEQTMLTNVYGPMQMIKHFLPLLRVSKYPCIVNVSSEAGSFASAYGGDYPYAISKNALTFFTAQLKKSLIPDGFSVFAVHPGWIQTSMGGEQAPGNPEDTACGILDMIERKIKLPDDTWMVDHKGQPMPF; via the coding sequence ATGAGAATATTGATAACAGGTGCTGGACGAGGATTAGGGTATGCGTTGGTGTGTGAAGCATTGCTTCGTGGACATGATGTTATAGCAGGTATAAGAGACATGGAGCGGGATAAGGAACACCTTCTTGACTTACAGTCTGGCAAGGGTTCACTATCACTAATTCAACTTGATGTAGCAAATGAGAATAAGATTGTACAAGCCAAAGCTTTAGTCGAGTCAGAAATAGACCATATAGATGTCATTATAAATAATGCAGGTATTTTAATCGCACGTGATAAATCTATTGAAACTTTAGATTTTGCAGATATGGAGCAGACGATGCTGACAAATGTATATGGACCGATGCAAATGATTAAACATTTCTTGCCATTACTTCGGGTTAGTAAATATCCTTGTATTGTAAACGTGAGTTCAGAAGCAGGTAGTTTCGCAAGCGCTTACGGTGGGGATTACCCCTATGCAATTTCCAAGAATGCTCTAACTTTCTTCACTGCTCAGTTAAAGAAATCTTTAATACCTGATGGGTTTAGTGTATTTGCAGTTCATCCTGGATGGATACAAACGTCAATGGGTGGAGAGCAGGCACCAGGTAATCCAGAGGATACAGCATGCGGAATATTAGATATGATCGAGCGGAAAATAAAGCTGCCAGATGATACCTGGATGGTTGACCATAAAGGCCAGCCGATGCCATTCTGA
- a CDS encoding DNA topology modulation protein — protein MKRIMIIGSAGSGKSTFARKIADITKLPLIYLDAYYWKAGWVATSNDDWEVFQQGIVLDNEWIIDGNYNRTLDIRMARADTIIFFDLSPWVTMYRVIKRRIQFHGRTRPDLNEGCPEALDWEFIRLVWNFRKLKRPAILEKLKIFERDKNIIILRSLREVMNLLDDMKNSSVQ, from the coding sequence ATGAAAAGAATTATGATTATTGGATCTGCCGGATCGGGAAAATCAACTTTCGCTAGAAAGATTGCGGATATAACGAAATTGCCCTTAATTTATTTAGATGCTTATTATTGGAAAGCTGGTTGGGTAGCGACATCGAATGATGATTGGGAAGTTTTTCAACAAGGAATTGTTCTTGATAATGAATGGATTATCGATGGAAATTATAATAGAACATTAGATATTAGAATGGCACGAGCGGATACAATCATTTTCTTCGATCTATCTCCTTGGGTAACAATGTACAGAGTGATTAAACGAAGAATTCAATTCCATGGACGAACTAGACCCGACTTGAATGAGGGATGCCCTGAGGCGTTGGATTGGGAATTCATTAGACTGGTATGGAATTTCAGAAAACTCAAAAGACCAGCTATCCTCGAGAAGCTAAAGATTTTTGAAAGAGATAAAAATATTATTATTCTTCGATCCCTGAGGGAAGTCATGAACTTACTAGACGATATGAAAAACAGTTCAGTTCAATGA
- a CDS encoding permease has translation MFAGHFGIAAIVKAKYQEVPTWALLISTQLLDILFVPLYISGIETMEPVGSGTGYGETIIHANYTHSLVGALLIAIIAGLLAGWSWGKRIGYIIGGIVFSHWILDLLVHRSDLPILPGNLGNFALLGFGLWKSPVISAGLESILVVLGTFLYARSALIRAKTTTGNHSRETNKSRAMVASVVMGVFLILSLLSNWI, from the coding sequence ATGTTTGCAGGACATTTTGGAATTGCTGCTATTGTAAAAGCTAAATATCAAGAAGTACCCACTTGGGCATTGTTGATAAGCACACAATTATTAGATATACTCTTTGTTCCCTTGTACATTTCTGGAATTGAGACAATGGAACCTGTTGGTAGTGGAACGGGATACGGTGAAACCATTATTCATGCTAATTATACGCATTCGTTAGTAGGGGCTCTATTAATAGCAATCATTGCTGGTCTTTTAGCCGGATGGTCATGGGGGAAACGTATCGGGTACATTATAGGAGGTATTGTTTTCAGCCATTGGATTCTCGATCTTCTGGTCCATCGCAGTGATTTACCCATTCTACCGGGCAACCTAGGAAATTTCGCATTACTCGGCTTCGGATTATGGAAATCTCCAGTGATAAGTGCCGGATTGGAATCCATATTGGTGGTATTGGGAACTTTCCTCTATGCTCGCTCAGCCCTCATTAGAGCAAAGACTACTACTGGTAATCATTCGAGAGAGACCAATAAATCTAGAGCCATGGTCGCAAGTGTCGTTATGGGAGTGTTTCTAATCCTTTCCTTACTATCGAATTGGATATAG